A genomic window from Camelus ferus isolate YT-003-E chromosome 9, BCGSAC_Cfer_1.0, whole genome shotgun sequence includes:
- the LOC102524381 gene encoding seminal plasma protein A3-like: MAPCLALFLIWAGASVFLLLEPVNGDELLPANFSVSYKSCPETECVFPFVYENRKYFDCTRRGSIMYWCSLDTEYKENWKYCRNKDFARCYFPFIYHNKVYDNCTTLGSFNGKPWCSLSPNYDEDKVWKYC, encoded by the exons ATGGCACCGTGTTTGGCACTCTTTCTGATCTGGGCTGGCGCATCTGTATTTCTACTCCTGGAGCCTGTGAATGGAG ATGAGCTGCTGCCTGCGAACTTCAGTGTTTCTTATAAATCTTGTCCAG aaacTGAATGTGTTTTCCCATTCGTGTATGAAAACAGAAAGTATTTTGATTGCACTCGCCGTGGTTCCATAATGTACTGGTGTTCTCTAGAcacagaatataaagaaaactggAAGTATTGTCGCAACAAAG ACTTTGCCCGATGTTACTTTCCCTTTATCTATCATAACAAAGTTTATGACAATTGCACAACACTTGGGAGTTTTAATGGGAAGCCTTGGTGCTCACTGTCTCCAAACTATGACGAGGATAAAGTTTGGAAGTATTGCTAG